One window of Nicotiana tomentosiformis chromosome 11, ASM39032v3, whole genome shotgun sequence genomic DNA carries:
- the LOC104090405 gene encoding uncharacterized protein: MIFTFTEEDVDRLLLLHNDTLVISLNILDFKIMRVLVDPGSSANIIKWRMLEQAKLAGSIIPATKLLAGFNLTIVTTRGEILLPTNAEGVTKTTLFVVVDGDMGYNAILRRPWIHKMKVVPSTYHQLLKFPTPEGIKQIRGDQLAVREMNAVTIFSNKEKESNK; encoded by the coding sequence ATGATATTCACCTTCACGGAGGAGGACGTTGACAGACTTCTTCTGTTACACAATGATACTTTGGTAATCTCTCTTAATattttagatttcaaaattatGCGTGTTTTGGTGGACCCAGGAAGCTCAGCCAACATTATTAAATGGAGAATGTTGGAGCAAGCAAAGCTGGCTGGAAGCATTATTCCAGCGACAAAGCTCTTAGCTGGCTTTAACTTGACAATTGTGACGACCCGAGGGGAGATTTTGCTACCCACAAACGCTGAAGGAGTGACCAAGACCACCTTATTCGTAGTGGTAGATGGCGATATGGGTTATAATGCAATCCTCAGAAGGCCGTGGATACACAAGATGAAGGTTGTACCCTCAACATATCATCAGTTATTGAAATTTCCAACACCGGAAGGAATCAAGCAAATAAGAGGAGACCAACTGGCAGTGAGGGAGATGAACGCGGTAACTATTTTCAGCAACAAGGAGAAAGAGTCcaacaaatag